The following are encoded together in the Penaeus vannamei isolate JL-2024 unplaced genomic scaffold, ASM4276789v1 unanchor207, whole genome shotgun sequence genome:
- the LOC138860901 gene encoding serine/arginine repetitive matrix protein 2-like has product MTFNIKKTKRPPVIKTTISKTMSLNAFIFTGNFLVAAIFTDSRNAECKTSWKRANRKCASPYLWSRKGMSLSSTGPDFAGVATTPTSGILDNKNRQMLLHDMRNESCPHHVPALAPYSSAAVYYPAVSAQALLVYAMASARRQASTIQSTYRRTANPRLPRGQRSPQTFERGVPQRYRRTWPHEAATHFLPAISPHRARCPHCSVGNHSSHSERVASARRQASTTRERERRPTEAATRASARPIERGVPYSVGTKPCNAWPVPVARPRQQEEENGQRGCHTCQQLAPSSAVSLQCRHKPNAWPVPVRQASTTEGERPTRLPHVPKRSPHRARCPCECRHIAQRVAGARRQASTSREEERPTRPCHTCQRSPHRARCPCKSSAQAQRVAGARRRRPRQQKRRTANEAATRASARPRRARCPCSVGTSPTRGQCPIARPRQRREENGQRGCHTCQRSPHRARCPLHGVRHKPNAWPVPVADGLDNREENGQRGCHTCAAARPIERGVPGVSAQAQRAWPVPGRQASTTEENPANEAATRASARPIERVVPAVSAQAQRVASARRQASTTERRTANEAATRASARPNERGVPAVSAQAQRVASARRQASTTERRTANEAATRASARPIERGVPAVSAQAQRVASARRQASTTERRTANEAATRASARPIERGVPAVSAQAQRVASARRQASTTERRTANEAATRASARPIERGVPAVSAQAQRVASARRQASTTERRTANEAATRASARPIERGVPAVSAQAQRVASARRQASTTERRTANEAATRASARPIERGVPAVSAQAQRVASARRQASAAERTRAKSRQLFR; this is encoded by the exons ATGACGttcaatataaagaaaacaaagcgaccaccagtaataaaaacCACGATTTCAAAGACTATGTCCCTCA ACGCATTCATCTTCACCGGCAACTTCCTCGTAGCAGCTATTTTTACAGACTCCCGCAACGCTGAGTGCAAAACCTCATGGAAACGAGCCAATCGAAAGTGCGCAAGCCCTTATCTGTGGTCCAGAAAAGGAATGTCTCTATCTAGCACAGGCCCAGATTTTGCTGGAGTTGCCACTACTCCGACGTCAGGAATCCTCGATAACAAGAACAGGCAGATGCTCTTGCACGATATGCGCAACGAGAGCTGCCCACATCACGTGCCAGCGCTCGCCCCATATTCGAGCGCAGCGGTGTACTACCCTGCAGTGTCGGCACAAGCCCTTCTTGTATACGCGATGGCCAGTGCCCGTCGCCAGGCCTCGACAATACAGAGTACATACCGGAGAACGGCCAATCCGAGGCTGCCACGTGGCCAGCGCTCGCCCCAGACGTTCGAGCGCGGTGTCCCTCAGCGATAC aggagaacGTGGCCACACGAGGCTGCCACACACTTTTTGCCAGCCATCTCGCCCCATCGAGCGCGGTGTCCACACTGCAGTGTCGGCAACCATAGCAGCCACTCCGAACGCGTGGCCAGTGCCCGTCGCCAGGCCTCGAcaaccagagagagggagagacggccaACAGAGGCTGCCACACGTGCCAGCGCTCGCCCCATCGAGCGCGGTGTCCCCTACAGTGTCGGCACAAAGCCTTGCAACGCGTGGCCAGTGCCCGTCGCCAGGCCTCGAcaacaggaagaggagaacggcCAACGAGGCTGCCACACGTGCCAGCAGCTCGCCCCATCGAGCGCGGTGTCCCTGCAGTGTCGGCACAAGCCCAACGCGTGGCCAGTGCCCGTCCGCCAGGCCTCGACAACAGAAGGAGAACGGCCAACGAGGCTGCCACACGTGCCAAAGCGCTCGCCCCATCGAGCGCGGTGTCCCTGCGAGTGTCGGCACATAGCCCAACGCGTGGCCGGTGCCCGTCGCCAGGCCTCGACAAGCAGAGAGGAAGAACGGCCAACGAGGCCTTGCCACACGTGCCAGCGCTCGCCCCATCGAGCGCGGTGTCCCTGCAAGTCGTCGGCACAAGCCCAACGCGTGGCCGGTGCCCGTCGCCGACGGCCTCGACAACAGAAGAGGAGAACGGCCAACGAGGCTGCCACACGTGCCAGCGCTCGCCCCAGACGAGCGCGGTGTCCCTGCAGTGTCGGCACAAGCCCAACGCGTGGCCAGTGCCCGATCGCCAGGCCTCGACAACGCAGAGAGGAGAACGGCCAACGAGGCTGCCACACGTGCCAGCGCTCGCCCCATCGAGCGCGGTGTCCCCTGCACGGTGTCCGGCACAAGCCCAACGCGTGGCCGGTGCCCGTCGCCGACGGCCTCGACAACAGAGAGGAGAACGGCCAACGAGGCTGCCACACGTGCGCAGCCGCTCGCCCCATCGAGCGCGGGGTTCCTGGAGTGTCGGCGCAAGCCCAACGCGCGTGGCCGGTGCCCGGTCGCCAGGCCTCGACAACAGAGGAGAACCCGGCCAACGAGGCTGCCACACGTGCCAGCGCTCGCCCCATCGAGCGCGTGGTCCCTGCAGTGTCGGCACAAGCCCAACGCGTGGCCAGTGCCCGTCGCCAGGCCTCGACAACAGAGAGGAGAACGGCCAACGAGGCTGCCACACGTGCCAGCGCTCGCCCCAACGAGCGCGGTGTCCCTGCAGTGTCGGCACAAGCCCAACGCGTGGCCAGTGCCCGTCGCCAGGCCTCGACAACAGAGAGGAGAACGGCCAACGAGGCTGCCACACGTGCCAGCGCTCGCCCCATCGAGCGCGGTGTCCCTGCAGTGTCGGCGCAGGCCCAACGCGTGGCCAGTGCCCGTCGCCAGGCCTCGACAACAGAGAGGAGAACGGCCAACGAGGCTGCCACACGTGCCAGCGCTCGCCCCATCGAGCGCGGTGTCCCTGCAGTGTCGGCACAAGCCCAACGCGTGGCCAGTGCCCGTCGCCAGGCCTCGACAACAGAGAGGAGAACGGCCAACGAGGCTGCCACACGTGCCAGCGCTCGCCCCATCGAGCGCGGTGTCCCTGCAGTGTCGGCACAAGCCCAACGCGTGGCCAGTGCCCGTCGCCAGGCCTCGACAACAGAGAGGAGAACGGCCAACGAGGCTGCCACACGTGCCAGCGCTCGCCCCATCGAGCGCGGTGTCCCTGCAGTGTCGGCACAAGCCCAACGCGTGGCCAGTGCCCGTCGCCAGGCCTCGACAACAGAGAGGAGAACGGCCAACGAGGCTGCCACACGTGCCAGCGCTCGCCCCATCGAGCGCGGTGTCCCTGCAGTGTCGGCGCAGGCCCAACGCGTGGCCAGTGCCCGTCGCCAGGCCTCGGCAGCAGAAAGGACGAGGGCCAAATCACGTCAGCTCTTCAGGTGA